The following nucleotide sequence is from Apium graveolens cultivar Ventura chromosome 4, ASM990537v1, whole genome shotgun sequence.
aaatttatatatatatatatatatatatttatagtattGCATTACCCCACTAAGGCTTCTTCAAGTGCAGTAAAGCACTTTTGATGAGGCAGCGGATTAAAACTAAATATTTCAGATTCCCAAATCATGATCAATATCCAGTGGTAACTATTTATTTACCAAAAATTAAATCAAAGTGAGAaataatttgtataataattTGTATATAGGAACATGTGCATTGTACAATAATTTATACCAACTATATATCTCACAAAAATTTACCTTTCATTATGATGCATGAGAAATATGCGCGAAGGTCCGGATCTCATCATTGCAATGATATAATTATGAAAATCACCGTTGAGTTTAAATGTGGCTGATGGATCGAGAAAGGCAAACATTTCTGAATGTTTTCTTTTATGAACCTCCGTCTGCAAATAACTGCAAAAAATATATAAGTAGTATGCATTATAATTAGGTCCGCccaatatatatattttagatatACGAGACAAGATTCAGCAGTTATTAAAAAACAACTTAATAAAAAACAACTTACGCCATATATGTGGATATGACGGCATGACCAATCATTTTAAACTCCAACAAGGCCATTACGTTCTCATGCAACAAATATATCAATTTCTCGACTCCGAACACCTCTTCACCACATGGAATCTGAATTGAGTCATTAGCTTCTTTCATAATTGTGACTGCATGTTTGTACAACAACATAAAACGTCGAGGAACATTTTCACTTGGCTGCAATTTCATCATCTGGGAATGTATTTTTTGATACACATTTTTATTCTTCGACGGCTTCCGTGACTTCACTGcttcatttttatttttctacaaaataaaaaaatgatcAAAAACTATATCTAATAAAGACATTTCACTCCTTAAATTTCTACAAAAAAATAATAGAGACTAACAATATACAACTATCATGTATACCTCAAGATTGCGGCCGGTGACAGGGGTAAAGATGACCATGTCTTCAGGCCATGCCAACAGAGAATCAACTGCTTGGACGATTGTCTCTATTTCACCAGCTATTGGGACCCGGACCAAGGCGTCTTCCTTAATGATTCCGTCCACTTGAACACGTACATATCCTGGTTGCAGAGGCACCCCATGTACTGAGCTAGACATTCCATCTTGGGGGAAAACCATACCAAACACAACTATATTCTCAATATTTTCCACTGCCAACTCTCACTTTCGCGGTTCCTAAATTTAAAATTGACAGGGCACATGTTATATTATTTTGTTGTcatcatgttaggtcacacacactgtagagggggtgaatacagtgtataatataatcaaatcgaactttaatatcttaagtaacagaaaacaaactttattgaaacaataaactctgttaaagtatggaactattacctctcagtgatgaacaaatatcacgtgagctgctagggttacaatgaataatcttcttgaatatgataacacttatagtgtaaaccctatgcatgtgtttatatactacacaattacaagataatcgctaattgatatggaatataattctgcttcctaaaatatatcaatcagatatcttttctttcaagtattccattcttcacggaactccttcttcatacatatctcttcttatgtttatctcgatcttcatttctttaatcagctactgtccttatctgaacgtccttcaacacttaagttcttatatctaacttctgatgattatctcctgataatataagtactgatatccttaagtcctgacttccagtataagtactgattaatggttaagtactgatttgtcctgttaagtaagatctgaaatctaaacataaatcatattagccatgacattatcaaatatatctaacaatctcccccaacttgtaaattagcataatatacaagtttaacagatatttgatgatgtcaaaaacattaagtacaaatgcatgagaattagactagataactacaacttacagtccttaaaactttaataatatttaacttctgataacaacttcagtctgtacaaatattagaatttaagcagttgtagatctttgacttggcttcattatctgatctctctgatgtcaggagttgttctgagatagttcttcaaaaaacatctctcagcatatctaagttcatcaatcattctctttttagcatctttaagctctgcagtatcttcaccaatttgaaagattgtagctctgagatcattgatctttgcttttcttatatcctgatccagtctgagcaaataagctttatcagactcaagattgaatttcacagccctgtaccctagaaaggtagttataatttgagcagaattgggcttcatttcaactatatcacccttgtgatctctgtactttggaacgtatgtgctgtcagacttaacagaataaagccttttctgtctctgaatctgatccttcaaatagtttgcagcagtccctgtcaatctgtcatccacttgaagtaagaatagtacatgttccaattctttaaaatacttcaatggaatgacattttgtcttatatgatagACCCTAcaatctgtcatgaaatacaacaagatgtattctttcaagtaggtatggtaaaccatttgtacagattctagttgattcaatctctcaggagttgctccaatacctggttcactcaaggaagttggatcattggtagtgttctgtattcttctttcatcagcacttcctaatccagttttatctcttgcttcctttccagtaactactcttgcttcaaaaccacttgcagcagtctttaaagattgagtctgttttgctttagtgaatcctggtaggagtgtctttggtctaacttctgatatcaagttaacttgagctgtgtcagaggttacttgcttcttcaaaatatcagaacttacagcttcttgactctgaacaacttgagccatgtcagaggttgttttaagaacttttcttgaagtcagaacaagattatccttttcatctgtaatttcttcattctcaggaggcacataaaccttgataggttcaccaaccttttctttacccttggatcttggatctatctgcggttgtgatttagccaatgttgcttcagtatgtgtcctttctttgatcacaatgcctttgagttttggaagtggctttttaccagaagcttcagatttagatgcaactttctctgatttaagtctggcttcttcttccattaaactctccaagtccattcctggattttcctaaagaaataactgtcttgacattttctcatcaagatctaaaagttcatcaaaacttatccttttaccagtagcagaacttattcttttcccagtatcagaacttgtcctgtgacttgtgatttcagcttgtcttgatgtgaatcctaTACCTTtactatgacctctacccattctagagcttcctcgatcatcttttccatcatctttccctttcagtgtcttgtcaatCTTGTATTTGGAcataattactttctccccctttttggcatcagcaggtaatagaagagagataagcaattccactgaagattggatttcattaagttgtaattgctgagaagcttgatttttcagaatatcaccaatctgagcttgttgatgatcttgagtcttctcaatagaagcaatcctgtcaaaggtaggttagAAGAcctttttcttttcaattttccAAACTTCTCCTTTATTAttaaattcttcctgaatcttgtgtagctctgcacgagtagttgaatgaagacc
It contains:
- the LOC141718343 gene encoding uncharacterized protein LOC141718343, whose product is MVFPQDGMSSSVHGVPLQPGYVRVQVDGIIKEDALVRVPIAGEIETIVQAVDSLLAWPEDMVIFTPVTGRNLEKNKNEAVKSRKPSKNKNVYQKIHSQMMKLQPSENVPRRFMLLYKHAVTIMKEANDSIQIPCGEEVFGVEKLIYLLHENVMALLEFKMIGHAVISTYMAYLQTEVHKRKHSEMFAFLDPSATFKLNGDFHNYIIAMMRSGPSRIFLMHHNESYHWILIMIWESEIFSFNPLPHQKCFTALEEALVGAIRSYNAQIGRVNKNPTIINLIGSPKQPGGSECRYVVMRYKKDIYEEKEMKFLSKWGVKCRKSYTKEQLDEVWFETLQYIQEFV